TATTTCATGCGCGTAACACAAAATACCAAGACTCGCCCAGATTTACTAAACGATCCCATCTTGCCCACGTTGAAAACCATGACTGTTCCAATGATTTTTGGCATGATCATGTTAATGATGTTTAATATTGTTGATACCTTTTTTATTAGTTTGTTAGGTACTGAGCCCCTTGCGGCAGTGAGCTTTACATTCCCTGTTACATTTACAGTCATTAGTTTGGCTATAGGGTTAGGAATAGGTACTTCAGCTGTCATTGCAAAAGCATTAGGCAGTAACAAAATAGATGAAGCCCGATTTGATGCCAGCATCTCTATAATGGTGGCTGTTGTATTGGTGCTTGCGTTATCGCTTATTGGTTATCTACTTATTGACCCTGTATTTACATTATTGGGGGCAGGACAGCAGGTGCTTCCGTTAATTCATGACTACATGAATATTTGGTTTATTGGCAGTGTATTTTTGATCACACCAATGATTGGCAACTCCGTATTACGTGCCAGTGGCGATACTAAAACGCCAAGTATTGTAATGGGAGGGGCTGGGCTAATAAATGCAATACTTGACCCAATGCTGATATTTGGTTTTGGCCCTATACCTGCTATGGGTATTCAAGGAGCTGCGATTGCAAGTGTAATAGCTTGGGCTGTAGCAGTTGTGATTATTTTATATATATTAACTGTAAAAAAGCGACTACTTAGCTTAAAAGCAGGCTCACA
This DNA window, taken from Pseudoalteromonas marina, encodes the following:
- a CDS encoding MATE family efflux transporter produces the protein MRVTQNTKTRPDLLNDPILPTLKTMTVPMIFGMIMLMMFNIVDTFFISLLGTEPLAAVSFTFPVTFTVISLAIGLGIGTSAVIAKALGSNKIDEARFDASISIMVAVVLVLALSLIGYLLIDPVFTLLGAGQQVLPLIHDYMNIWFIGSVFLITPMIGNSVLRASGDTKTPSIVMGGAGLINAILDPMLIFGFGPIPAMGIQGAAIASVIAWAVAVVIILYILTVKKRLLSLKAGSQTVVGAIRKILKIGVPAAGANMLTPVAMAVMTALVANHGPEAVAAFGVGSRIESIASILVLALSMTLPPFVSQNFGAGKLCRVKDAYIGTLKFVMVWQFIIYILLIIFSGVISQLFGKEQAVIDVIKLFIYIIPLSYGLQGVIILSNSSFNALHKPMNALFLSIIRLFVFYVPFAYLGSHFAGLTGLFIGAAVGNLFTALVAYKWFIKELESLSSQSLQECNS